One part of the Arthrobacter sp. EM1 genome encodes these proteins:
- a CDS encoding V-type ATP synthase subunit B — MTDQDGPMANRRTAEGAEPVPLPLSFAARISHGDVRELRGPLLVAGGIEGVGWDEFATVDMEGGERRHGLVLEVDQDLATLQVLESTDGMALDGIRIRFEGRPLHIQVGTDWLGRVCNGRGEPLDGGPPVTGTATLPVSGWPLNPVYREPPQEPVLTGISVIDGLTTLVRGQKLPIFSVPGLPHLTLATQIAAQATSGGKSFRVVFAAMGLTHADIAYVRDRLEERSAGGELVLLLNAADDPVIERILTPRIALTVAEHLAYTEGHDVLVIMSDMTSYAEAVREVSAARREIPARRGYPGYLYSDLATLYERCGRVKGHDGSVTIVPVLTMPAGDITHPVPDLTGYITEGQIVLAADIAARGIYPPVDVLSSLSRLMRSGAGKDRTREDHLDVAAQVLAAMARARQATELAELVGAAALSETDRSYIKYRTLVEEGLFNQGRDEIRSLDDTLGRAWTALAALPEQELTMVSTTFLDRYLPRGDEQP; from the coding sequence GTGACTGACCAGGACGGTCCGATGGCCAACCGCCGGACGGCCGAAGGTGCTGAACCTGTACCGCTACCGCTATCTTTCGCCGCCCGGATCTCCCACGGGGACGTGCGGGAGCTCCGCGGGCCGCTGCTCGTTGCGGGCGGGATCGAGGGTGTGGGCTGGGACGAATTTGCTACCGTCGACATGGAAGGCGGCGAGCGCCGGCATGGCCTGGTCCTTGAAGTGGATCAGGACCTCGCCACCTTGCAGGTTCTCGAAAGCACCGACGGAATGGCACTGGACGGCATCCGGATCCGCTTTGAGGGCCGTCCGCTGCATATCCAGGTGGGAACGGACTGGCTCGGACGGGTCTGCAACGGACGCGGAGAGCCGCTCGACGGCGGCCCGCCGGTGACGGGCACCGCAACCCTTCCGGTCAGCGGGTGGCCGCTGAACCCGGTCTATCGTGAACCCCCGCAGGAACCGGTGTTGACGGGCATATCGGTCATCGATGGCCTCACAACGCTGGTCAGGGGCCAGAAACTCCCCATCTTCTCCGTCCCGGGCCTGCCACACCTAACGCTGGCGACCCAGATCGCGGCGCAGGCGACCTCCGGCGGGAAGTCGTTCCGGGTGGTGTTCGCCGCCATGGGGTTGACCCATGCGGACATCGCCTATGTCCGGGACCGCCTTGAAGAACGTTCGGCCGGGGGAGAGCTGGTGCTCTTGCTCAACGCCGCTGACGATCCGGTGATCGAACGCATCCTCACTCCGCGGATCGCGTTGACCGTTGCCGAACATCTCGCCTACACCGAGGGCCACGACGTCCTGGTGATCATGTCAGACATGACCAGTTACGCCGAAGCGGTCCGTGAAGTGTCTGCGGCCCGGCGGGAGATCCCGGCACGCCGGGGCTACCCCGGCTACCTCTACAGCGATCTCGCCACCCTGTATGAGCGTTGCGGCCGGGTCAAGGGCCACGACGGTTCGGTGACGATCGTGCCGGTACTGACCATGCCGGCCGGGGACATTACCCACCCCGTGCCGGACCTGACGGGCTATATCACGGAAGGGCAAATTGTCCTTGCCGCCGATATCGCTGCGCGCGGCATCTACCCGCCGGTCGATGTCCTGTCCTCCTTGTCGCGTCTGATGCGCAGCGGGGCGGGCAAGGACCGGACGCGCGAGGACCACCTCGACGTTGCGGCCCAGGTGCTCGCAGCCATGGCCCGGGCCCGGCAGGCCACCGAACTGGCTGAGCTGGTAGGCGCCGCGGCCCTGAGTGAAACCGACCGAAGCTACATCAAGTACCGCACGCTCGTGGAAGAGGGACTCTTCAACCAGGGGCGGGACGAAATCCGCTCCCTGGACGACACCCTCGGCCGGGCGTGGACGGCGCTCGCCGCGCTGCCCGAACAAGAGCTGACCATGGTCTCGACGACGTTCCTGGACCGCTACCTGCCCCGCGGAGACGAACAGCCGTGA
- a CDS encoding cation:proton antiporter — MRSSRAVAVAGGNAVVATLTLVFAVLLLLAVLISERASRTILSTAVLFLLGGFALGEGMLGVLPVAPGDPVVGVLAQLALFSVLFTDGMKVGLSDLRSAWRLPGRALLLGLPLTLLITALLAHFVAGIPWLESFLLGAVLAPTDPVFAAAIVGRAEVPGRLRHLLNVESGLNDGLALPIVLVLVALGGGGDLELGLLAEEIVLGLVVGVLVPLIVIRLERLPFLKATKGLQPLVAVSIGLLVLAICLVSGANLFLAAFSAGITVATAGPGFRAEFEQFGELVSELLKLAAILVFGALITPTFLFGEIAWTGWIFAVLAIVVARPLALLVSFLGTGLPAKEQLSAMWFGPKGFASVVYGLLVLEAGGEYADEVFHLVALVIVLSILAHSSTDVLVAKQFERVTPNAPPTPG; from the coding sequence ATGCGATCAAGCCGAGCTGTGGCTGTCGCCGGAGGGAATGCCGTGGTTGCGACGCTGACGCTGGTTTTTGCGGTTCTCCTGCTCCTGGCGGTTCTCATCTCGGAACGGGCCAGCCGGACGATTCTTTCCACGGCGGTGTTGTTTCTTTTGGGCGGGTTCGCTTTGGGCGAGGGCATGCTCGGGGTCCTTCCGGTAGCGCCCGGGGATCCGGTCGTCGGGGTCCTTGCCCAGCTTGCCCTGTTTTCTGTGTTGTTTACCGACGGCATGAAGGTGGGGCTCTCGGACCTGCGGTCTGCGTGGCGTCTGCCGGGCCGGGCGCTGCTTCTGGGGCTTCCACTGACGCTCCTCATTACGGCCCTGCTGGCCCATTTTGTGGCCGGGATCCCCTGGCTGGAAAGTTTCCTGCTGGGCGCGGTGCTGGCACCGACCGATCCGGTGTTTGCGGCCGCCATTGTGGGCCGCGCCGAAGTCCCTGGCCGCTTGCGCCACCTGCTCAATGTCGAGTCGGGCCTCAATGACGGCCTGGCCCTGCCGATCGTTCTGGTGCTCGTTGCGCTCGGCGGCGGCGGGGACCTTGAGCTGGGACTCCTGGCCGAGGAGATCGTCCTGGGACTGGTGGTCGGCGTCCTGGTGCCCCTGATTGTCATCCGGCTGGAACGGCTGCCCTTCCTCAAGGCGACAAAGGGTCTTCAGCCGCTGGTAGCGGTATCGATCGGACTGCTCGTACTCGCCATCTGCCTGGTGTCCGGGGCCAACCTCTTCCTGGCCGCCTTCTCCGCCGGTATCACCGTGGCAACCGCAGGACCTGGCTTCCGTGCAGAATTTGAGCAGTTCGGCGAGCTCGTCTCAGAGCTGCTGAAACTCGCCGCCATCCTGGTCTTCGGTGCGCTGATCACCCCAACATTCCTGTTCGGCGAAATTGCCTGGACCGGGTGGATCTTCGCGGTCCTGGCAATTGTCGTGGCGCGTCCTCTTGCCCTGCTGGTCTCGTTCCTGGGCACCGGGCTGCCGGCCAAGGAACAGCTCTCGGCAATGTGGTTTGGCCCGAAGGGCTTCGCCTCGGTGGTGTACGGGTTGCTGGTCCTCGAAGCCGGCGGGGAATACGCCGATGAGGTATTCCATCTGGTGGCGCTCGTCATTGTCCTGTCCATCCTGGCGCATTCCTCGACCGACGTCCTGGTCGCCAAGCAATTCGAACGGGTCACGCCGAACGCTCCCCCCACGCCAGGGTAG
- a CDS encoding V-type ATP synthase subunit A: MDQVAARAEGTVKRVSGPLVEIEGAEGLSMLELIAVGPRRISAETVAIAGSRATLQAYEYTGGLKAGDAAVPTGGELSGLMGPGLLGQVFDGLMRPLSSAPMWLTPERSGSAEDPTVLAREWTFRPEAAAGSEVSAGDVLGTVPESGSVVHRVLVPAGVSGELTWLAPEGQVHVLDKVAVISGREVTLSERCAVRRPRPFRSRLTAAVPLHTGQRVLDLMFPVARGAAAAVPGGFGTGKTMMLQQIAKWSDADVIVYVGCGERGNEMADVLDGLSQLEDGRTGGKLIDRTVIIANTSNMPMMAREASIFTGITVAEYYRDMGYDVVVIADSTSRWAEALREFANRNGDLPAEEGYPANLASELASFYERAGRVTTLGGNTASVTVIGAVSPPGGDMTEPVTTDSQRFVRSLWMLDRDLAYSRHYPAVSWTGSFARDAEALGRWHAANGSPGWAARRARAAALLAEADRLAELAEIIGASSLPGHERMVLLGGRLLRDGVLMQNALSANDGFCSAEKGAALLDLVLDVVAACQALVEKGVAATTIEEADLGPVLRAREETGPSDAAAVKARSVEVLQALEALQ, from the coding sequence GTGGACCAGGTAGCAGCCCGGGCGGAGGGCACGGTGAAGCGTGTCAGCGGTCCGCTGGTGGAGATCGAGGGGGCCGAAGGCCTGTCCATGCTTGAGCTGATCGCCGTCGGGCCCCGGCGCATCAGCGCCGAGACGGTGGCGATAGCCGGGAGCCGGGCAACGCTGCAGGCCTACGAATACACTGGCGGACTCAAAGCCGGCGACGCCGCTGTCCCCACCGGCGGGGAGCTCTCGGGGCTGATGGGTCCGGGCCTGCTCGGCCAGGTGTTTGACGGGCTGATGCGCCCGCTGTCCTCCGCGCCGATGTGGCTCACGCCCGAGCGCTCAGGATCCGCTGAAGACCCCACCGTCCTGGCCCGCGAGTGGACCTTCCGGCCGGAGGCGGCTGCCGGGTCGGAAGTCTCTGCCGGCGATGTCCTCGGTACCGTGCCGGAGTCCGGGTCGGTGGTGCACCGTGTGCTGGTTCCGGCCGGAGTCTCCGGGGAGCTCACCTGGCTGGCACCGGAAGGCCAGGTCCACGTGCTGGACAAAGTGGCAGTGATTTCCGGACGCGAGGTAACCCTGTCCGAGCGCTGCGCGGTGCGCCGGCCGCGGCCGTTCCGGTCCCGGCTCACGGCTGCGGTGCCGCTGCATACCGGCCAACGGGTCCTCGACCTGATGTTTCCGGTGGCACGCGGAGCCGCTGCGGCCGTTCCCGGGGGTTTCGGCACGGGCAAGACCATGATGTTGCAGCAGATCGCCAAATGGAGCGATGCCGACGTCATCGTCTACGTGGGCTGTGGGGAGCGCGGCAACGAAATGGCAGACGTCCTCGACGGGCTCTCGCAGCTTGAGGACGGGCGTACCGGGGGGAAACTGATCGACCGGACAGTCATCATTGCAAACACCTCCAATATGCCAATGATGGCGCGGGAGGCCAGTATCTTCACCGGGATCACCGTGGCGGAGTATTACCGCGACATGGGCTACGACGTTGTAGTGATCGCGGATTCGACCTCCCGGTGGGCAGAGGCGCTGCGTGAATTCGCGAACCGCAACGGTGACCTTCCTGCCGAGGAGGGTTACCCGGCCAATCTCGCATCTGAATTAGCGTCCTTCTACGAGCGCGCCGGCCGGGTGACGACACTCGGCGGGAACACGGCATCCGTGACGGTGATCGGCGCCGTTTCGCCGCCGGGCGGCGACATGACGGAACCGGTGACCACGGACTCGCAGCGGTTCGTCCGGTCGCTGTGGATGCTGGACCGTGATCTGGCCTATTCCCGGCACTATCCAGCCGTCAGCTGGACCGGCTCTTTTGCCCGCGACGCGGAAGCCCTCGGCCGCTGGCATGCTGCCAACGGGAGCCCGGGATGGGCCGCCCGCCGGGCCCGGGCTGCAGCGCTGCTGGCCGAGGCGGACCGACTGGCCGAGCTCGCGGAAATCATCGGTGCCTCATCGTTGCCTGGCCATGAACGGATGGTGCTGCTCGGTGGCCGCCTGCTGCGCGACGGCGTCCTGATGCAGAACGCGCTGAGCGCCAACGACGGCTTTTGTTCGGCGGAAAAAGGTGCCGCTTTGCTGGACCTTGTGCTCGACGTCGTCGCCGCCTGCCAGGCACTGGTGGAAAAAGGCGTCGCAGCCACCACCATTGAGGAGGCCGATCTGGGTCCGGTCCTGCGGGCGCGTGAAGAAACAGGGCCCTCGGACGCGGCGGCTGTCAAAGCCCGCAGCGTCGAGGTACTACAAGCACTGGAGGCGCTGCAGTGA
- a CDS encoding universal stress protein, with translation MSNVILVAVNDSRAAFRAAEVAVDYARRLGAGLSVVTVREPGALDRHPGSIDPAALAKHADLAAEAALSHVAALAAAADVAVAFKQRSGKVAAEILAEAREIGAALIVVALVDRPGSAAPYIGSHTLRLLEFSRVPVLVVPLHRGT, from the coding sequence ATGAGCAATGTGATCCTGGTGGCAGTGAATGATTCCCGTGCTGCCTTCCGGGCGGCCGAAGTCGCCGTCGACTACGCGCGCCGGCTCGGCGCAGGCCTGAGCGTGGTCACCGTCCGGGAACCTGGGGCGCTGGACCGGCACCCCGGGAGCATTGATCCGGCGGCCCTGGCCAAACACGCTGACCTGGCAGCCGAAGCGGCGCTCAGCCACGTGGCCGCACTGGCCGCTGCGGCAGACGTGGCGGTGGCCTTCAAGCAGCGCTCCGGCAAGGTAGCAGCGGAAATCCTGGCCGAGGCCCGGGAGATCGGCGCAGCCTTGATCGTCGTCGCCCTGGTGGACCGTCCCGGAAGCGCAGCCCCCTATATCGGCAGCCACACCCTTCGGCTTCTTGAGTTTTCCCGAGTCCCGGTGCTGGTGGTCCCGCTGCACCGGGGAACCTGA
- a CDS encoding DUF2254 domain-containing protein, which translates to MRDTTEKQPRRAAVSSVRARIYTIRAAFRSRLWPLPVVAVALAVTLGVGLPILDDLVDQQLPEVLQRYLFSGGPEAARAVLQSISGSLITVTSLTFSLTVVTLQLASSQFSPRLLRTFTSDSFVHGTLALFLGTFSYSLTVLRTVRSSTSTGSEFVPDIAVTVAFLLAIASVVGLVLFLAHLTREIRVESMMRNVHTATSATIRRVIPQYQAPGATDAPPSVGAATAVGVAENPRGQRIMSSSSGFLSAVDAAGLAAAARKSGAVIRLDQRPGASLIAGVPFATVWASAGRAFSSAELEELTAKIGAEVTIGFERTDDQDPAFGFRQLADVAARALSPGTNDPTTAVHVIGHLSSLLCELVGRDLSDERIRDSDGTVRVILARPRFYEFLSIAVSQIRHYGLQDAAVGSRLLALFEEVAWCDRRGAALEALHSGLGEVRESMELHSYTSAEKRMLVDKYEHVRTAVSGGDPLR; encoded by the coding sequence ATGAGGGACACCACGGAGAAACAGCCCCGCAGAGCTGCCGTTTCAAGCGTTCGAGCGCGGATCTACACGATCCGCGCAGCCTTTCGTTCCCGGCTCTGGCCCCTACCGGTCGTGGCGGTAGCGCTGGCCGTCACGCTGGGCGTCGGACTGCCGATACTCGATGACCTGGTGGATCAGCAGCTGCCCGAAGTGCTGCAGAGGTACCTCTTCAGCGGCGGGCCGGAAGCCGCCCGGGCAGTCCTGCAGTCGATTTCGGGCTCCCTCATCACGGTCACCTCCTTGACCTTTTCCCTCACGGTCGTGACGCTGCAGTTGGCCAGCAGCCAGTTTTCGCCCCGGCTGCTGCGCACGTTCACCAGTGACAGTTTTGTGCACGGGACCCTGGCGTTGTTCCTGGGAACGTTCTCGTATTCGCTGACGGTGCTGCGGACTGTCCGCAGCAGCACCTCCACCGGGAGCGAATTCGTCCCGGATATCGCCGTCACGGTGGCTTTTCTGCTGGCCATCGCGAGCGTTGTGGGTCTAGTGCTGTTCCTCGCGCATCTGACCCGTGAGATCCGCGTCGAGTCGATGATGCGCAATGTCCACACGGCAACCTCGGCCACCATTCGGCGCGTCATTCCGCAGTACCAGGCACCGGGAGCCACGGACGCACCGCCCAGCGTCGGCGCGGCCACCGCCGTTGGCGTAGCGGAAAACCCGCGGGGTCAACGGATTATGTCCTCGTCCTCGGGTTTTCTGTCCGCCGTCGACGCTGCAGGCCTGGCTGCGGCCGCCCGGAAGTCCGGGGCAGTCATCCGGCTCGATCAGCGGCCCGGGGCTTCCCTTATTGCCGGCGTTCCGTTCGCCACGGTCTGGGCTTCGGCCGGTAGGGCGTTTTCGTCCGCGGAGTTGGAGGAGCTCACGGCGAAGATCGGTGCCGAGGTGACGATCGGCTTTGAACGCACCGACGACCAGGATCCCGCCTTTGGTTTCCGCCAGCTGGCCGATGTCGCGGCCCGGGCATTGTCTCCCGGGACCAACGATCCGACGACGGCGGTCCACGTCATCGGACACTTGTCCAGCCTGTTGTGCGAACTGGTGGGGCGCGACCTTAGTGACGAGCGGATTAGAGACTCTGACGGCACGGTCCGGGTCATCCTGGCCCGGCCCCGGTTTTACGAATTTTTGTCCATTGCCGTATCGCAAATCCGCCACTACGGCCTTCAGGACGCTGCGGTTGGAAGCAGGCTCCTGGCACTGTTCGAAGAGGTCGCCTGGTGTGACCGGCGAGGGGCTGCGCTGGAGGCACTGCACAGCGGGCTGGGCGAGGTGCGCGAAAGTATGGAGTTGCACAGCTATACAAGCGCGGAAAAACGCATGCTGGTGGACAAGTATGAGCACGTCAGGACGGCCGTGTCCGGCGGAGACCCGTTGCGCTGA
- a CDS encoding V-type ATP synthase subunit D, whose product MGRAGKVRIERRLVTARHGARLLDRKQHILSDELERLQLRAELARGEWEQLATEAAAWLRRAAALDGSRQLEAAVPSDPAEVRMRWGSAMGVMYPEDPQCSLPAAARSGGSSALSYTAAVHRSALEAGVRYAAVQRAELLLAAELAGTRTRQRAVENRWIPRLENELLEIRRQLDAQELEESLRLRWAADRASRNSGRAPQASAREEEP is encoded by the coding sequence ATGGGGAGGGCCGGCAAGGTCCGGATCGAGCGCCGGTTGGTGACTGCCCGGCACGGCGCGCGCCTGCTGGACCGCAAGCAGCACATCCTCTCCGACGAGCTGGAACGGCTCCAGCTCCGCGCGGAGCTGGCCCGCGGGGAATGGGAACAGCTGGCAACGGAAGCCGCGGCCTGGCTGCGCCGCGCCGCCGCCCTGGACGGAAGCCGTCAACTCGAGGCTGCTGTCCCGTCGGATCCCGCCGAAGTCCGGATGCGGTGGGGCAGTGCGATGGGTGTGATGTATCCGGAAGACCCCCAGTGTTCGCTCCCGGCGGCGGCCCGGTCCGGCGGCAGCTCGGCACTGTCCTACACCGCCGCCGTTCATCGCAGCGCCCTTGAAGCGGGCGTGCGCTACGCCGCGGTCCAACGGGCGGAACTGCTTCTAGCCGCTGAACTTGCCGGTACCCGGACCCGGCAGCGGGCGGTGGAGAACCGCTGGATTCCCCGACTGGAAAATGAGCTGCTGGAAATCCGGCGGCAGCTTGACGCACAGGAGCTGGAAGAAAGCCTCCGCCTGCGCTGGGCCGCTGACCGGGCCTCAAGGAACAGCGGCAGGGCACCGCAGGCTTCGGCCAGGGAGGAGGAACCATGA